The following coding sequences are from one Gemmatimonadales bacterium window:
- the carA gene encoding glutamine-hydrolyzing carbamoyl-phosphate synthase small subunit, with protein MVIHAGGTGRPAFVLLEDGSWFAGRLVGKTTRGTGEVVFTTNLTGYQETFTDPSYLGQIVVMTAPMIGNYGIALDDDESARPQVSGVIVRELSEHYSNWQARRSLADWLEAASVPILTGVDTRRLTRHIRERGAMRGVIAEGNAPTDALRAELLASPSMDGLDLASRATTEASYAAGPADGPLVVAFDYGLKRNIVRMLDGTGFRVEVVPAETSSADVLARNPAGLFLSNGPGDPSAVGYAQETIRALTATGLPTFGICLGHQLLGLTFGGRTIKLRYGHRGGNHPVKELASGRVLITTQNHGFAVEGGKEGVAGAADLEVTHFNLNDGTVEGLRHRELPIFAVQYHPEAAPGPHDAYPHFDEFLRSVRARLGVEPATS; from the coding sequence ATGGTGATTCACGCAGGCGGGACTGGTCGTCCCGCCTTTGTTTTGCTGGAAGACGGCTCCTGGTTCGCTGGCCGGCTGGTCGGAAAGACCACTCGCGGCACCGGTGAGGTCGTCTTCACGACCAACCTGACTGGTTATCAGGAGACCTTCACCGATCCGAGCTATCTCGGCCAGATCGTCGTGATGACGGCACCGATGATCGGCAACTACGGGATCGCGCTCGACGACGATGAATCGGCGCGGCCTCAGGTGAGTGGCGTCATTGTTCGCGAACTCTCCGAGCACTATTCCAACTGGCAGGCGCGACGCTCGCTCGCCGACTGGCTCGAGGCCGCGTCGGTGCCGATTCTCACCGGAGTCGATACCCGGCGCTTGACCCGGCATATCCGTGAACGCGGCGCAATGCGCGGTGTGATCGCCGAAGGCAATGCGCCGACCGATGCACTTCGTGCCGAACTCCTCGCATCTCCGTCGATGGATGGACTCGACCTCGCGTCCCGTGCGACGACGGAAGCGTCCTACGCGGCCGGTCCGGCGGACGGACCGCTGGTCGTGGCATTCGACTACGGTCTCAAGCGCAACATCGTTCGGATGCTCGACGGCACCGGATTTCGCGTCGAAGTCGTTCCGGCCGAAACGAGTAGTGCCGATGTGCTGGCACGGAACCCCGCCGGGCTCTTCTTGTCGAACGGCCCCGGCGATCCATCGGCGGTCGGTTACGCGCAGGAGACCATTCGCGCGTTGACGGCAACCGGCCTCCCCACCTTCGGGATCTGCCTCGGCCACCAGCTCCTGGGACTCACCTTTGGCGGGAGGACGATCAAGCTCCGCTATGGCCATCGCGGGGGAAACCACCCGGTCAAGGAACTCGCGAGCGGCCGCGTCCTGATCACCACCCAGAACCACGGATTTGCGGTCGAGGGCGGGAAAGAAGGGGTCGCCGGGGCGGCGGACCTCGAGGTCACCCATTTCAATCTGAACGACGGCACAGTCGAGGGACTGCGGCATCGGGAGCTCCCGATTTTCGCTGTGCAGTACCATCCTGAAGCGGCGCCGGGGCCCCACGACGCCTATCCGCACTTCGACGAGTTCCTGCGCTCGGTCCGGGCCAGGCTCGGGGTCGAGCCCGCAACCTCTTGA
- the secG gene encoding preprotein translocase subunit SecG: MFTFLLIIMILDGLLLSAVVLMQAGQGGGLASLGGGTTSQVLGGRQATNLLTKMTWYTGGFFMGLALLLSIISGGRGTQGSSEVQKRLRQGAVTQPVAPPTAPSNVIPGLTPPPAPTTAGTTSGGAAPTTAPPPAGKKP, from the coding sequence ATGTTTACGTTCTTGCTGATCATCATGATTCTCGATGGTCTCCTCCTCTCGGCCGTGGTGTTGATGCAGGCCGGGCAGGGCGGCGGCCTGGCATCACTTGGGGGCGGGACCACCTCTCAGGTCCTGGGCGGGCGGCAGGCGACGAACCTCCTCACCAAGATGACTTGGTATACCGGTGGCTTCTTCATGGGGCTGGCACTCCTCCTCTCGATCATCTCGGGCGGTCGAGGCACGCAAGGTTCGTCCGAGGTCCAGAAGCGTCTTCGCCAGGGAGCCGTGACACAGCCGGTCGCTCCGCCGACGGCTCCTTCCAACGTCATCCCGGGATTGACGCCGCCGCCGGCGCCGACGACTGCTGGCACGACGTCGGGTGGCGCTGCACCGACCACCGCTCCTCCACCCGCGGGGAAGAAGCCCTGA
- the tpiA gene encoding triose-phosphate isomerase: MTPRPLVFAANWKMHLAPGEARTFADRFLTLYRPEPGRTVMFFPSAVSLETIASGFRGHEHLVVGAQDVYWAPNGAFTGATSVALARGAGADAALVGHSERRKVFGETDADTNRKLRAVLDGGLTAMLCVGETIEERTRGETEAVVTRQLRVGLDGIDAGADLLIAYEPVWAIGTGRNATPSDAAAVHAAIRAVLIQLGFSRDTRILYGGSVNLNNVAQLIAEAEVDGVLVGGASLDPDTWAAICATGVAAPS; encoded by the coding sequence ATGACGCCGCGACCGCTCGTCTTCGCCGCCAACTGGAAGATGCACCTCGCCCCGGGCGAAGCGCGCACCTTTGCCGACCGGTTCCTCACGCTGTACCGCCCGGAGCCGGGCCGCACCGTGATGTTCTTTCCCTCTGCTGTTTCATTGGAAACCATAGCGAGCGGATTTCGCGGTCACGAACATCTCGTGGTCGGCGCACAGGACGTATACTGGGCTCCCAACGGTGCCTTCACCGGCGCGACCTCGGTCGCCCTGGCACGCGGCGCTGGTGCCGATGCGGCGCTCGTTGGCCACAGCGAACGTCGCAAGGTCTTCGGCGAGACCGACGCCGACACCAATCGCAAACTTCGCGCGGTGCTCGACGGCGGCTTGACCGCGATGCTCTGCGTTGGCGAGACGATCGAGGAACGCACTCGCGGCGAGACCGAGGCGGTGGTCACGCGGCAGCTTCGCGTCGGACTCGACGGCATTGACGCCGGCGCCGACCTTCTCATCGCCTACGAACCGGTGTGGGCGATCGGCACTGGCCGCAACGCGACACCCTCGGATGCTGCCGCCGTGCACGCTGCCATCCGCGCGGTCCTGATCCAGCTCGGCTTTTCAAGAGACACCCGGATCCTCTACGGAGGATCGGTCAATCTCAACAACGTGGCCCAGCTCATCGCCGAGGCGGAAGTCGACGGAGTACTCGTCGGAGGAGCGTCGCTTGACCCGGATACCTGGGCTGCGATCTGCGCTACCGGGGTCGCTGCGCCGAGTTGA
- a CDS encoding phosphoglycerate kinase, giving the protein MTKRTLAQLDPSHLDGQRVVLRSDLNVPMDGERITDDTRLRASLPTIRYLHEKGARVVVLSHLGRPKGGPDPKYSLKPVARALEMLLGFPVTFLADPTSPDAPAQVRRLPRGAVIVGENTRFYPGEEKNDPALADRFAALGDMYVNDAFGSAHRAHASTEAIAHRLKPAVAGFLMDAELRFLGEAIDHPKRPLVAILGGAKISGKIDLIEALLPKVERILIGGAMACTFFKAMGLETGTSLVEGDRVEMAKGLLAEAGDKILLPTGAVIAQKLESNAPTREVPRDQIPAAWAMYDIDASSVTAFTQVIASAKTVVWNGPMGVFETPPFDKGTMAIAHALAAATRSGAVTIVGGGDSAAAVAAAGVEDNVTHVSTGGGASLEFLEGKPLPGVEALDNA; this is encoded by the coding sequence GTGACCAAGCGCACGCTGGCACAACTCGATCCGTCGCATCTCGACGGCCAGCGTGTCGTGCTGCGATCCGACCTCAACGTCCCGATGGATGGCGAGAGGATCACCGACGATACTCGCCTGCGCGCCTCCTTGCCCACGATCAGGTATCTGCACGAGAAGGGCGCCCGCGTCGTGGTGCTCTCGCATCTTGGTCGGCCCAAGGGCGGCCCCGACCCGAAATACTCACTCAAGCCGGTGGCGCGCGCGCTGGAGATGCTGCTCGGATTTCCGGTGACCTTTCTGGCCGACCCGACCTCCCCGGATGCACCGGCCCAGGTTCGCCGGCTCCCGCGCGGCGCCGTCATCGTCGGCGAGAACACCCGCTTCTATCCAGGCGAAGAGAAGAACGATCCGGCACTCGCCGACAGGTTCGCAGCACTTGGCGACATGTACGTGAACGACGCCTTCGGATCGGCGCATCGCGCACACGCGTCCACCGAAGCGATTGCGCACCGCCTGAAGCCTGCGGTCGCGGGCTTTCTGATGGACGCGGAACTGCGCTTTCTCGGTGAAGCGATCGATCACCCGAAGCGGCCGCTCGTCGCGATCCTCGGCGGAGCGAAGATCTCGGGGAAGATCGACCTGATCGAGGCGCTCCTTCCCAAGGTCGAACGGATCCTCATCGGCGGTGCGATGGCCTGCACTTTTTTCAAGGCGATGGGCCTGGAAACCGGAACATCGCTGGTCGAAGGCGATCGCGTCGAGATGGCGAAGGGACTTCTCGCCGAGGCCGGCGACAAGATTCTCCTGCCCACCGGCGCCGTGATCGCCCAGAAGCTCGAGTCGAACGCCCCCACGCGCGAGGTGCCGCGCGATCAGATTCCGGCGGCATGGGCGATGTACGACATCGATGCGAGCAGCGTCACGGCGTTCACGCAGGTGATCGCGTCTGCGAAGACGGTGGTGTGGAACGGACCGATGGGAGTCTTCGAGACTCCTCCCTTCGACAAGGGGACGATGGCGATTGCACATGCCCTTGCCGCCGCCACGCGCAGCGGTGCAGTGACGATCGTCGGCGGTGGTGATTCCGCGGCGGCGGTTGCTGCTGCGGGCGTCGAAGACAACGTGACCCATGTCTCCACTGGCGGCGGCGCGTCGCTCGAGTTCCTCGAAGGGAAGCCGCTCCCCGGCGTCGAGGCGCTCGACAACGCATGA
- the gap gene encoding type I glyceraldehyde-3-phosphate dehydrogenase — protein sequence MSIRVAINGFGRIGRNIVRAARAANTQGITFVAVNDLTDTATLAHLLKYDSVHGRYPGTVAVDGDTIVLDGNPIKVVSERDPAKLPWRDLKIDIVVESTGHFTDRAGAAKHLEAGAKKVLISAPAKGEDKTFVYGVNHLEYDPATHHVVSNASCTTNCLVPVVKVVSDAFGFVRGFMTTVHSYTNDQHILDLPHKDLRRARAAALSIIPTSTGAAKATALVMPEVKGKLDGIALRVPTADVSIVDLTCTVGRATTIDEVNAAFRAAASGALRGVLDVNDEPLVSADYIGNLASSTVDSLSTNVVDGTTVHVSSWYDNEMGYSARCVDMITHIGKSL from the coding sequence ATGTCGATACGGGTAGCAATCAACGGATTTGGACGAATCGGCCGCAACATCGTGCGCGCGGCCAGGGCGGCGAATACGCAGGGGATCACCTTCGTCGCCGTCAACGACCTGACCGACACTGCCACACTCGCGCATCTCCTCAAGTACGATTCGGTCCATGGCCGATACCCGGGGACGGTCGCGGTGGACGGCGACACGATCGTCCTCGATGGCAACCCGATCAAGGTGGTATCCGAACGCGACCCCGCCAAACTTCCCTGGCGTGATCTCAAGATCGACATCGTGGTGGAGTCGACCGGTCACTTCACCGACCGCGCTGGCGCGGCGAAGCATCTCGAAGCCGGGGCGAAGAAGGTACTGATCTCCGCGCCGGCGAAGGGCGAAGACAAGACCTTCGTCTACGGCGTCAATCACCTGGAATACGATCCGGCCACGCATCATGTCGTGTCAAATGCGTCGTGCACGACCAACTGTCTCGTCCCGGTGGTCAAGGTGGTGAGCGACGCCTTCGGATTCGTCCGCGGCTTCATGACGACCGTCCACAGCTACACCAACGACCAGCACATTCTCGACCTGCCGCACAAGGATCTCCGCCGGGCGCGCGCGGCGGCATTGTCGATCATCCCCACGTCGACCGGCGCCGCGAAGGCGACGGCGCTGGTGATGCCGGAAGTGAAGGGGAAGCTCGATGGGATCGCCTTGCGGGTGCCGACCGCCGACGTCTCGATCGTCGACCTCACCTGCACGGTAGGCCGGGCAACCACCATCGACGAGGTGAACGCGGCGTTCCGTGCGGCGGCGAGCGGTGCCCTCAGGGGTGTCCTCGACGTCAACGACGAGCCGCTCGTGTCGGCCGACTACATCGGCAATCTCGCGTCGAGCACCGTGGATTCGCTGTCGACGAATGTCGTCGACGGCACGACGGTCCATGTCTCGTCGTGGTATGACAACGAGATGGGATATTCGGCCCGCTGCGTGGACATGATCACGCATATCGGCAAGTCCTTGTGA
- a CDS encoding ComF family protein, with translation MARWTDVVQRAERWVLPSECIACRHPSRCGDEALVCDLCRARWQPISEPVCARCGDHLPLRLACRTCAEWPPDFGPVRSAVRLDPAVRQLVHRFKYHGWWRLAESFALRMAPLVRHVAQADLVPIPLARRRRRVRGYNQAEQLAIALGAITGLPVRPERLRRARETVTQTRLTPEHRRANLSTAFSATDDERPVILVDDVFTTGATLCSAAMELLDRGAERVEGVTFARAELPLTGI, from the coding sequence ATGGCACGATGGACTGACGTCGTGCAGCGGGCCGAGCGATGGGTGCTCCCGTCGGAGTGCATCGCATGCCGCCATCCGTCACGGTGCGGTGACGAGGCCCTGGTCTGCGACCTCTGCCGCGCCCGGTGGCAACCGATCTCCGAGCCGGTTTGCGCTCGATGCGGCGACCATCTGCCGTTACGGCTCGCATGCCGGACCTGCGCCGAGTGGCCACCCGACTTCGGTCCCGTCCGAAGTGCCGTTCGCCTCGACCCCGCCGTGCGGCAGCTGGTGCACCGGTTCAAGTACCACGGCTGGTGGCGCCTCGCCGAATCGTTTGCGCTCCGGATGGCGCCGCTGGTCCGCCACGTCGCGCAGGCCGACCTCGTCCCGATCCCGTTGGCGCGCCGCCGCCGCCGGGTCCGCGGCTACAATCAGGCGGAACAACTCGCCATCGCGCTGGGTGCGATTACCGGCCTCCCGGTCCGCCCCGAACGTCTACGACGAGCGCGCGAAACCGTCACCCAGACACGCCTCACTCCCGAACACCGCCGGGCGAATCTTTCAACGGCGTTTTCCGCCACCGACGACGAGCGGCCGGTGATCCTCGTCGATGATGTATTCACCACCGGCGCCACATTATGTTCGGCGGCGATGGAACTGCTCGACCGCGGGGCCGAGCGCGTCGAAGGGGTCACTTTCGCACGAGCCGAGCTCCCGCTGACGGGAATCTGA
- a CDS encoding low molecular weight protein arginine phosphatase: MNILLVCSGNTCRSPLAAAILADKLTRTPDLADAVVQSAGTAAWDGTPASEGSYLVALERGLDLSSHRARMLTGDQVRWADLIVTMTEAHARRVAELGGEQKVFTLGDYAADPSGRRDIHDPMGGDVTGYREVAVVLDELLDRAIDRIRAERRR, encoded by the coding sequence ATGAATATCCTCCTGGTCTGCTCGGGCAACACGTGCAGGTCGCCGCTTGCCGCGGCGATCCTCGCCGACAAGCTCACGCGGACACCGGATCTTGCGGACGCCGTGGTTCAGTCGGCCGGAACCGCGGCCTGGGACGGCACACCGGCGTCCGAGGGGTCATACCTCGTCGCCCTCGAGCGCGGGCTCGACCTCTCGTCGCATCGCGCACGCATGCTGACTGGGGATCAGGTGCGCTGGGCCGACCTGATCGTCACCATGACCGAGGCGCACGCTCGCCGCGTCGCCGAACTCGGCGGCGAGCAGAAGGTGTTCACGCTGGGCGATTATGCCGCCGACCCGAGCGGTCGGCGCGACATCCATGATCCGATGGGAGGTGACGTCACCGGCTATCGCGAAGTTGCCGTCGTCCTTGACGAACTCCTCGACCGGGCGATCGACCGGATCCGCGCGGAGCGCCGCCGGTGA
- a CDS encoding L-threonylcarbamoyladenylate synthase yields MSIPFHTEDDVERAAVVLAPHLAAGKLLAYPTETVYGLGSAPIPEALTRLAQLKGRPARKPFLLLISDLEMLERTGLVLTPQARVLAREFWPGPLTLVLRGGEGRLPDSLRGPEGGIAVRWTSHRGIAQLVGRLGHPLTSTSANRPGQAAAPGPEAIERLFAEAIADGDLMVLDGGVLGNVPPSTLVDCSGPTPRLVREGAIPRTELRRRAGSMAP; encoded by the coding sequence ATGAGCATCCCGTTCCACACCGAAGACGACGTCGAGCGAGCCGCAGTGGTTCTGGCGCCGCATCTGGCCGCGGGGAAGCTGCTCGCCTATCCCACAGAAACAGTGTACGGGCTGGGGTCGGCGCCGATCCCCGAAGCGCTCACACGTCTCGCACAGCTCAAGGGTCGCCCGGCGCGCAAGCCGTTTCTTCTCCTGATCAGCGATCTCGAGATGCTGGAACGGACTGGGCTGGTCCTCACGCCGCAGGCCCGGGTCCTCGCACGTGAATTCTGGCCCGGCCCGCTGACGCTGGTGCTGCGCGGCGGTGAAGGCCGCCTGCCGGATTCACTGCGCGGACCTGAAGGGGGAATTGCCGTACGGTGGACCTCTCATCGTGGCATCGCGCAGCTCGTCGGGCGGCTGGGCCATCCGCTCACTTCGACGTCGGCGAACCGGCCGGGGCAGGCCGCCGCACCGGGGCCAGAAGCGATCGAACGGCTCTTCGCCGAAGCGATCGCCGACGGCGATCTGATGGTGCTCGATGGTGGTGTGCTGGGAAATGTCCCGCCCTCCACCCTTGTCGATTGCAGCGGCCCCACGCCCCGCCTCGTCCGCGAGGGTGCGATCCCGCGCACCGAGCTTCGGCGCCGCGCCGGCTCGATGGCGCCATGA
- the ispD gene encoding 2-C-methyl-D-erythritol 4-phosphate cytidylyltransferase produces the protein MPLDVGVVVVAAGRGTRFGGPVPKQYQLLARTPVLLHAIRAFATHPHVGRIIVVVPPEDAATPPAWLADACGERLHLVAGGKERRDSVRAGLAALAGDCTIVLVHDGARPFPARTTIDAAIASARDGRAAVPAIPVADTIKRADDFGRILSTVDRHGLWAAQTPQAFPRAILERAHAAAGLDELPATDDATLVERLGEPVDLIPGSIENLKITTAHDLDLAAWYASRR, from the coding sequence TTGCCGCTTGACGTCGGAGTCGTTGTCGTCGCCGCGGGGCGCGGCACCCGCTTCGGAGGACCAGTCCCCAAGCAGTATCAGTTGCTGGCCAGGACGCCGGTCCTGCTGCACGCGATCCGTGCGTTCGCAACGCATCCGCACGTAGGCCGGATCATCGTCGTCGTTCCACCCGAAGATGCGGCCACGCCGCCGGCATGGCTTGCCGACGCGTGCGGCGAGCGGCTGCACCTGGTCGCCGGTGGGAAGGAACGACGCGATTCGGTCCGGGCCGGCCTCGCGGCGCTCGCCGGTGACTGCACCATCGTTCTGGTCCACGACGGCGCCCGCCCGTTCCCTGCGCGCACAACAATCGACGCGGCGATCGCCAGCGCGCGTGACGGACGCGCAGCGGTGCCCGCAATTCCCGTGGCCGATACCATCAAGCGCGCCGACGATTTCGGACGCATCCTGTCGACCGTCGACCGTCACGGTCTCTGGGCCGCGCAGACGCCCCAGGCGTTCCCACGCGCCATTCTCGAACGCGCCCATGCCGCCGCCGGCCTCGATGAGTTGCCGGCGACCGACGATGCCACCCTCGTCGAGCGCCTGGGTGAGCCTGTCGACCTGATCCCCGGCTCGATCGAGAACCTCAAGATCACCACGGCGCACGACCTCGACCTTGCCGCATGGTACGCGAGTCGTCGATGA
- the radA gene encoding DNA repair protein RadA, with protein MAKARSVWRCTECGHDHPKWAGRCEGCGEWNSIAEEPIVLSSTRAVESGAAGAPVIRLRDVTATRLERWTTGLAELDFVLGGGIVPGSMTLIGGEPGIGKSTLLLQAAARLEGAGRAVLYASGEESADQLRLRADRLGSGSGDVRVIGETRLESVLRATRAMDASVLVLDSIQTVYTDALESAPGNVGQVRECAGQLMRFAKETGVAVIVVGHVTKGGSIAGPKTLEHIVDTVLYFEGESALDYRLLRATKNRFGSVDELGVFEMTEHGLITVPNPSAVFLAARAEGTPGSAVTALMEGTRPVLVEVQALAAPSGYGTPQRVATGLDPKRLAVILAVLERRAGASFATRDVFVHVTAGVRLTEPGADLAVAAALLSSAHDRPAPANALFIGELGLGGEIRPIGGLERRLNEAARLGFVHAFGSSRSTAKIAGLRHHGLQHVEELVRTLAA; from the coding sequence ATGGCCAAGGCGCGATCGGTCTGGCGCTGCACCGAGTGCGGCCACGACCATCCCAAATGGGCCGGTCGCTGTGAGGGGTGCGGCGAGTGGAACAGCATCGCTGAGGAACCGATCGTCCTCTCGTCGACTCGTGCAGTCGAAAGCGGCGCCGCCGGTGCGCCGGTGATTCGCCTGCGCGACGTCACGGCGACGCGCCTCGAACGCTGGACGACCGGACTCGCCGAACTCGATTTCGTCCTCGGCGGCGGGATCGTGCCGGGATCGATGACGCTGATTGGCGGCGAACCGGGGATCGGCAAGTCGACGCTCCTGCTGCAGGCCGCTGCACGACTCGAAGGAGCCGGACGCGCAGTCCTCTACGCCAGCGGCGAGGAATCCGCCGACCAGTTGCGGCTTCGTGCCGATCGCCTCGGCTCCGGCTCCGGCGATGTGCGCGTCATCGGCGAAACCCGCCTCGAATCGGTGCTGCGTGCCACCCGTGCGATGGACGCGTCGGTGCTCGTCCTCGATTCGATCCAGACGGTGTACACCGACGCACTCGAAAGCGCGCCGGGTAACGTGGGGCAGGTTCGCGAGTGCGCCGGCCAGCTGATGCGCTTCGCCAAGGAGACTGGTGTCGCGGTGATCGTCGTCGGGCATGTGACGAAGGGCGGCAGTATCGCCGGGCCGAAGACGCTGGAGCACATCGTCGATACCGTGCTCTACTTCGAAGGCGAATCGGCGCTCGACTACCGCCTGCTGCGCGCCACCAAGAACCGCTTTGGTTCCGTCGACGAACTCGGCGTCTTCGAAATGACCGAGCACGGCCTCATCACGGTCCCGAATCCCTCGGCGGTGTTCCTCGCCGCGCGCGCGGAAGGGACTCCCGGCAGCGCGGTGACTGCGCTCATGGAGGGGACGCGGCCCGTGCTCGTCGAAGTGCAGGCGCTCGCGGCACCATCAGGGTACGGCACGCCGCAGCGCGTCGCGACCGGGCTCGACCCGAAGCGCCTCGCCGTGATCCTCGCCGTGCTGGAGCGTCGCGCCGGCGCCTCGTTTGCAACGCGCGACGTCTTCGTCCATGTCACCGCGGGCGTCCGGCTCACGGAGCCTGGCGCCGATCTCGCCGTTGCCGCAGCACTCCTCTCGTCGGCACATGATCGTCCCGCGCCGGCCAACGCACTGTTCATCGGCGAACTCGGACTCGGCGGCGAGATCCGGCCGATCGGCGGACTGGAGCGCCGCCTCAACGAAGCGGCACGTCTCGGGTTCGTGCACGCATTCGGATCGTCGCGGTCGACGGCGAAGATCGCCGGTCTGCGGCATCATGGATTGCAGCACGTCGAAGAACTGGTCCGTACCCTTGCCGCTTGA
- the dnaB gene encoding replicative DNA helicase, whose translation MTSVLPDSSSIAAPDAFQGRGAPWSQEAEQAVLGAMIIDGDAALRGAELLDDTMFYREGHRRLFRALRGLLEQRMVIDYVTLRDELLRRGDLEIAGGVPYLDELVNAVPTAANLEFHARILRDKAIQRHLIEAATQIITATYDGKSTATELLDSAEGKIFTIGQQRREAGFTRIKEMLWPTMERIEALQGSGSAVTGVPSGFVDLDEMTSGFQPSELVIVAARPSMGKTAFCLNIATNAAEKGFGVAIFSLEMSKDALVQRMLCSEARVDSQSVRRGSLRDTDFTKLARAAGILQSCPVWIDDTPALTLLEMRSKARRLRAENDVRLIVVDYLQLMRSPEYSDNRVQEISDISRSLKGLARELSVPVIALSQLSRASEQRGGERTPVLSDLRDSGAIEQDADVVIFIHRAEMYKDLRDKAEEKGESLEGRADIHVAKHRNGPTGMLDLHFHKQYTRFDNRSEREA comes from the coding sequence ATGACGTCCGTATTGCCCGACAGCTCCTCGATCGCCGCGCCTGACGCGTTCCAGGGGCGCGGTGCGCCGTGGAGCCAGGAAGCCGAACAGGCAGTTCTTGGCGCGATGATCATCGACGGCGACGCCGCACTCCGCGGCGCCGAACTCCTCGATGACACCATGTTTTACCGCGAAGGGCACCGCCGGCTTTTCCGGGCACTCCGCGGTCTCCTCGAACAGCGGATGGTGATCGACTACGTCACGCTCCGCGATGAGTTGTTGCGCCGCGGTGATCTCGAAATCGCCGGCGGCGTGCCGTATCTCGACGAACTCGTCAATGCCGTCCCCACCGCCGCCAACCTCGAGTTCCACGCCCGCATCCTGCGTGACAAGGCGATCCAGCGCCACCTGATCGAAGCGGCGACGCAGATCATCACCGCGACCTACGACGGCAAGTCGACCGCGACCGAGCTCCTCGACAGCGCCGAAGGGAAGATCTTCACCATCGGCCAGCAGCGGCGCGAGGCGGGATTCACCCGCATCAAGGAGATGCTCTGGCCGACGATGGAGCGGATCGAGGCGCTGCAGGGAAGCGGGTCGGCGGTGACCGGCGTGCCGAGCGGATTTGTCGATCTCGACGAGATGACCAGCGGATTCCAGCCGTCGGAACTTGTCATCGTCGCAGCTCGCCCGTCGATGGGAAAGACCGCTTTCTGCCTCAACATCGCGACCAACGCTGCGGAAAAGGGGTTCGGCGTTGCGATCTTCTCGCTCGAAATGTCGAAGGACGCGCTGGTGCAGCGGATGCTCTGCTCCGAAGCCCGCGTCGATTCGCAGTCGGTACGGCGTGGGTCGCTCCGCGACACGGATTTCACCAAGCTGGCGCGCGCTGCGGGGATTCTGCAGAGCTGTCCGGTGTGGATCGACGATACCCCGGCGCTCACCCTCCTCGAGATGCGTTCGAAGGCACGCCGGCTGCGTGCAGAAAATGATGTCCGGTTGATCGTGGTCGACTATCTCCAGCTGATGCGGAGCCCGGAATATTCCGATAATCGCGTCCAGGAGATCTCCGACATCTCGCGTTCGCTCAAGGGGCTGGCGCGCGAGCTGTCGGTGCCGGTGATCGCCCTGTCGCAGCTGTCGCGCGCGTCGGAGCAGCGGGGCGGCGAGCGCACGCCGGTCCTCTCCGATCTGCGCGACTCCGGCGCCATCGAACAGGACGCCGACGTGGTGATCTTCATCCATCGCGCCGAGATGTACAAGGACCTTCGCGACAAGGCTGAAGAGAAGGGCGAGTCCCTCGAGGGGCGGGCGGATATCCACGTCGCCAAGCACCGCAACGGCCCGACCGGCATGCTCGATCTCCACTTTCACAAGCAGTACACCCGCTTCGACAATCGCAGCGAGCGTGAGGCCTAG